One part of the uncultured Bacteroides sp. genome encodes these proteins:
- a CDS encoding RagB/SusD family nutrient uptake outer membrane protein, whose translation MKFKTISIILLTSFTFASCSDWLDVKSEGTATEASFWKTEKDFSDALVAVYSNMEMEETWGRNLFWEQGASDDVFFSRARGNAQMNLANLNMDGTTEGSIKDIYNYMYQMMARSNNIIYNGLKLQSPSVAISRHIGEAYFLRAFSHFMVAYRYGRVDNGVPFVRYEDFNPYDDSTIPPQKATVMENYDLIIKDLDKAIEKLPWFNEYTENDFGRATKDAAIALKVKTYAYWAQYDKSKWALIPELVDKLENEGGRGLLDNFADVFTIANEWGKESIWSVNSTGATIAGSIFPGICLDNKGWGRYNGWGNFKPTLELWAEYDSKDLRRPVTILQYGDEFTFFGEKRKFYSSTDLECGFMFNKYMEPYKYGTIDSKGAGVSTYVSANGDRPTTDLNVPIMRFAEMLLFKAEALIEQGKSGLAAPVLNRIAKRAGMGEPYTNPTIYDLMHERRCELAGEYTDRVMDLKRWSAEGYTDSKTRLESAKHGLKYLNRSDPASALDLTNGKDMTINGKTYKGVIQIMAAKTYDSKDCVLPYAVNEVIKAMGALKQNEGYPSK comes from the coding sequence ATGAAATTTAAAACTATATCAATAATATTGCTTACATCATTCACTTTTGCTTCGTGTAGTGATTGGCTGGATGTAAAATCGGAAGGAACTGCTACTGAAGCAAGTTTCTGGAAAACTGAAAAAGATTTTAGTGATGCATTGGTTGCAGTGTATTCAAATATGGAAATGGAAGAAACATGGGGACGAAATTTATTCTGGGAACAAGGAGCATCTGATGATGTGTTCTTTTCTAGAGCAAGAGGTAACGCTCAGATGAATCTTGCAAATTTAAATATGGACGGAACAACAGAAGGTAGCATAAAAGATATATATAATTATATGTATCAAATGATGGCTCGTTCTAATAACATTATTTACAACGGATTAAAATTGCAAAGTCCTTCGGTAGCTATCAGCCGTCATATAGGTGAAGCATATTTTCTTCGCGCATTTTCTCACTTTATGGTTGCTTATCGTTATGGTAGAGTTGATAATGGAGTTCCGTTTGTGAGATACGAAGATTTTAATCCTTATGATGATAGTACAATTCCTCCACAGAAGGCTACTGTTATGGAAAATTATGATCTGATTATTAAAGATCTTGATAAAGCCATTGAAAAATTACCTTGGTTTAATGAATACACAGAAAATGATTTTGGTCGTGCTACCAAAGATGCTGCAATTGCTTTAAAGGTTAAAACCTATGCTTACTGGGCGCAGTACGACAAATCTAAATGGGCATTAATCCCAGAGCTTGTTGACAAACTGGAAAATGAAGGTGGACGTGGTTTATTGGATAATTTTGCAGATGTTTTCACTATTGCTAATGAATGGGGAAAAGAATCTATCTGGTCAGTAAACTCTACAGGTGCTACTATTGCAGGAAGTATTTTCCCTGGAATCTGTCTTGATAACAAAGGCTGGGGACGTTATAACGGCTGGGGTAACTTCAAACCAACATTGGAATTATGGGCCGAATATGATTCTAAAGATTTGCGCAGACCTGTTACAATATTGCAGTATGGTGACGAATTTACTTTCTTCGGAGAGAAACGCAAATTCTACTCCTCAACAGACCTTGAGTGTGGATTTATGTTTAATAAATATATGGAACCTTACAAATATGGTACAATAGATTCAAAAGGTGCAGGAGTATCTACTTATGTTTCAGCTAATGGCGACCGACCTACAACAGATCTCAATGTTCCAATTATGCGTTTTGCTGAAATGTTGTTATTTAAGGCCGAAGCTCTCATTGAGCAAGGAAAGAGCGGACTTGCTGCTCCTGTATTGAATAGAATAGCGAAACGTGCTGGTATGGGTGAGCCATATACTAATCCAACAATATACGACTTAATGCATGAACGTCGTTGTGAATTGGCTGGCGAGTATACTGATCGTGTGATGGATCTTAAACGTTGGTCTGCAGAGGGATATACTGATTCAAAAACTCGTTTGGAATCAGCAAAACATGGTTTGAAATACTTAAATCGTTCCGATCCGGCTTCGGCTTTGGATTTGACAAATGGCAAAGATATGACAATCAATGGAAAAACATATAAAGGTGTGATCCAGATTATGGCAGCAAAGACTTATGATTCTAAAGATTGTGTTTTACCTTACGCGGTAAATGAAGTAATTAAAGCAATGGGTGCTTTGAAACAAAACGAAGGATATCCATCAAAATAA